A region of Pempheris klunzingeri isolate RE-2024b chromosome 15, fPemKlu1.hap1, whole genome shotgun sequence DNA encodes the following proteins:
- the LOC139214584 gene encoding WW domain-containing adapter protein with coiled-coil-like isoform X1, with the protein MVMYARKPARVSDGCNDRRDSQSYQTHKSQPKSQSSSLHRYDKVRDGSSDPTPPYKMLRRSDESPVSRHGDGAGHGKAKTSHAVRGKNGTSGSPQENSHNNSSHHGSDSHATQSKPADRHQDPGDDWTEHISSSGKKYYYNCRTEVSQWEKPKDLLEREQRQKDSVKMAANSFPRDMDYRQEALQDKATTKTTSGDQSTASNSGHSSSSSSSQSLNSAPGALGSTPSTMSSSSSSSSSGQVPQSVQSPSPALLQDPALLHQLLPALQATLQMNNGSMDMAKLNEVLAAAVTQASLRSVLHKLLTAGPAFNVTALLSAAQHSNQAQHSSQSPVSLTSDASSPRPYVSPRNGTPQSNQKALLHSGSITSSQTRGSMSSGKQGSAPPPQTAEKRPEDPRILQQRSQEILCTGSNISGAAVPHVPSGSTSQTLADNPGSFTPTLAAHFDENLIRHIQGWPSENTEKQAARLREDIHNMGSLYMSEICTEMKNLRSLVRVCEIQATLREQRILFLRQQSKELDKLKNQNSYMV; encoded by the exons ATGGTGATGTATGCAAGGAAACCAGCAAGAGTCAGCGATGG gTGCAACGACAGAAGGGATTCACAATCCTATCAG ACCCATAAATCTCAGCCAAAGAGCCAGTCCAGCAGCCTTCACCGTTACGACAAGGTGCGCGATGGCTCATCAGACCCCACGCCCCCTTACAAGATGCTGCGGCGCTCAGACGAAAGTCCTGTCAGCAGACACGGAGACGGCGCAGGACATGGCAAGGCAAAAACCTCTCACGCAGTTAGAGGAAAAAACG GGACCAGCGGCTCTCCACAGGAGAACTCTCACAACAACAGCTCCCACCACGGCTCAGACTCGCATGCGACTCAGAGCAAGCCTGCAGACAGG CACCAGGACCCGGGGGATGACTGGACAGAACACATCAGCTCCTCCGGCAAGAAGTACTACTACAACTGTAGAACTGAGGTCTCCCAGTGGGAGAAGCCCAAGGACCTGTTGGAGAG GGAACAACGACAGAAAGACTCAGTCAAGATGGCGGCGAACAGTTTCCCCAGGGACATGGACTACAGACAAGAGGCCTTGCAGGACAAAGCCACGACAA AGACCACATCAGGGGACCAGTCCACAGCATCCAACTCCGGccattcctcctcttcctcttcttctcagaGCCTGAACTCTGCTCCCGGTGCTTTAGGTTCCACCCCCTCCaccatgtcctcctcctcctcttcctcctcttcggGGCAGGTGCCTCAGTCTGTCCAGTCCCCGTCACCAGCACTGCTGCAGGACCCGGCCCTCCTGCATCAGCTCCTCCCGGCGCTACAGGCGACTCTGCAGATGAACAACGGCAGTATGGACATGGCTAAACTCAACGAGG tCTTGGCAGCTGCTGTCACCCAAGCTTCCTTGCGGTCTGTGCTTCATAAGCTCCTCACTGCTGGACCTGCTTTCAACgtcactgctctgctctcagctgCTCAGCACTCCAACCAAG CCCAGCACTCCAGCCAGTCCCCCGTCTCTCTGACATCAGATGCATCATCACCGCGGCCGTACGTCTCGCCGCGGAACGGCACGCCGCAGAGCAACCAGAAAGCCCTTCTGCACTCTGGcagcatcacatcatcacaAACGAGG GGCAGCATGTCTTCAGGTAAACAAGGATCAGCCCCCCCGCCTCAGACCGCAGAGAAGCGTCCGGAAGACCCCAGAATTCTCCAGCAGAGGAG ccagGAGATTCTGTGCACAGGATCAAACATATCTGGTGCTGCGGTGCCCCACGTCCCCTCCGGCAGCACCAGCCAAACCCTGGCCGACAACCCCGGCTCCTTCACTCCCACCCTGGCAGCACATTTCGACGAGAACCTCATCAGACACATCCAGGGGTGGCCCTCAGAGAACACCGAGAAACAG GCGGCGAGGCTGCGTGAGGACATCCACAACATGGGCAGTTTGTACATGTCTGAGATCTGCACAGAGATGAAAAACCTGCGCTCCCTGGTCCGAGTGTGTGAAATTCAGGCCACCCTGAGGGAACAGAG AATCCTGTTTCTGAGGCAGCAGAGCAAAGAGCTGGACAAGCTGAAGAACCAGAACTCCTACATGGTGTGA
- the LOC139214584 gene encoding WW domain-containing adapter protein with coiled-coil-like isoform X2 — protein sequence MVMYARKPARVSDGCNDRRDSQSYQTHKSQPKSQSSSLHRYDKVRDGSSDPTPPYKMLRRSDESPVSRHGDGAGHGKAKTSHAVRGKNGTSGSPQENSHNNSSHHGSDSHATQSKPADRHQDPGDDWTEHISSSGKKYYYNCRTEVSQWEKPKDLLEREQRQKDSVKMAANSFPRDMDYRQEALQDKATTKTTSGDQSTASNSGHSSSSSSSQSLNSAPGALGSTPSTMSSSSSSSSSGQVPQSVQSPSPALLQDPALLHQLLPALQATLQMNNGSMDMAKLNEAQHSSQSPVSLTSDASSPRPYVSPRNGTPQSNQKALLHSGSITSSQTRGSMSSGKQGSAPPPQTAEKRPEDPRILQQRSQEILCTGSNISGAAVPHVPSGSTSQTLADNPGSFTPTLAAHFDENLIRHIQGWPSENTEKQAARLREDIHNMGSLYMSEICTEMKNLRSLVRVCEIQATLREQRILFLRQQSKELDKLKNQNSYMV from the exons ATGGTGATGTATGCAAGGAAACCAGCAAGAGTCAGCGATGG gTGCAACGACAGAAGGGATTCACAATCCTATCAG ACCCATAAATCTCAGCCAAAGAGCCAGTCCAGCAGCCTTCACCGTTACGACAAGGTGCGCGATGGCTCATCAGACCCCACGCCCCCTTACAAGATGCTGCGGCGCTCAGACGAAAGTCCTGTCAGCAGACACGGAGACGGCGCAGGACATGGCAAGGCAAAAACCTCTCACGCAGTTAGAGGAAAAAACG GGACCAGCGGCTCTCCACAGGAGAACTCTCACAACAACAGCTCCCACCACGGCTCAGACTCGCATGCGACTCAGAGCAAGCCTGCAGACAGG CACCAGGACCCGGGGGATGACTGGACAGAACACATCAGCTCCTCCGGCAAGAAGTACTACTACAACTGTAGAACTGAGGTCTCCCAGTGGGAGAAGCCCAAGGACCTGTTGGAGAG GGAACAACGACAGAAAGACTCAGTCAAGATGGCGGCGAACAGTTTCCCCAGGGACATGGACTACAGACAAGAGGCCTTGCAGGACAAAGCCACGACAA AGACCACATCAGGGGACCAGTCCACAGCATCCAACTCCGGccattcctcctcttcctcttcttctcagaGCCTGAACTCTGCTCCCGGTGCTTTAGGTTCCACCCCCTCCaccatgtcctcctcctcctcttcctcctcttcggGGCAGGTGCCTCAGTCTGTCCAGTCCCCGTCACCAGCACTGCTGCAGGACCCGGCCCTCCTGCATCAGCTCCTCCCGGCGCTACAGGCGACTCTGCAGATGAACAACGGCAGTATGGACATGGCTAAACTCAACGAGG CCCAGCACTCCAGCCAGTCCCCCGTCTCTCTGACATCAGATGCATCATCACCGCGGCCGTACGTCTCGCCGCGGAACGGCACGCCGCAGAGCAACCAGAAAGCCCTTCTGCACTCTGGcagcatcacatcatcacaAACGAGG GGCAGCATGTCTTCAGGTAAACAAGGATCAGCCCCCCCGCCTCAGACCGCAGAGAAGCGTCCGGAAGACCCCAGAATTCTCCAGCAGAGGAG ccagGAGATTCTGTGCACAGGATCAAACATATCTGGTGCTGCGGTGCCCCACGTCCCCTCCGGCAGCACCAGCCAAACCCTGGCCGACAACCCCGGCTCCTTCACTCCCACCCTGGCAGCACATTTCGACGAGAACCTCATCAGACACATCCAGGGGTGGCCCTCAGAGAACACCGAGAAACAG GCGGCGAGGCTGCGTGAGGACATCCACAACATGGGCAGTTTGTACATGTCTGAGATCTGCACAGAGATGAAAAACCTGCGCTCCCTGGTCCGAGTGTGTGAAATTCAGGCCACCCTGAGGGAACAGAG AATCCTGTTTCTGAGGCAGCAGAGCAAAGAGCTGGACAAGCTGAAGAACCAGAACTCCTACATGGTGTGA